The Roseimicrobium gellanilyticum DNA segment AAAGATCTGGTGGATCGACAAAGGCGGATAGGAATCCAGATCACAGTATCGAATGCGCTCAAGGGCGCCGGCCTTCGCCGCCGCTTCCGGATCGATTTTCCTTCCGAGCACCATGGCGACGGAGGGACGGGCCACCTCCGTGGGATCCAATTGCCCTGTGACGATGCCCTGCTGAATCAGCTGATTCACGGAAACCCAGTAGTTCGCGCTTCTTACCACCCCATCCAGGTTGGCCTCACCAAAGAAATTGAGGATGCCGAACATGTCGCTCGTCGCAAACTCCTCCCCGACGGCGGTAGGGCTGGGTACCATGAGCGGCACGTTTTCCGTGTTCTGGACGATGCGCTTGTTGCCAACGGCCGCCTCAATTTCCCATTTTCCGCCCACAACCACTTTGCCCTTGTGTCTCTCAAGCGCTTCCCGGAGGAGGCGGTCGTCCTCGTCATCGTGCGCCGGAGCCTTGAAAGTAAGGTCCAGAAAGACGTATTTTGCTCCGGCCTCAAAGAGGCGGTCCAGCACCGGTGCCCAGACGCGGCGGCGCCATTGCCACTGCTTCTTCATCTCCTTCAGGGCAGGGGAGGCATCGATTTCCTCGGGCCACAGGGTGTCGAGCTTCTGGCTTGCATCGTCGATCCCGAGGATGACAATGTCATCTCGCGCGGGCGTTTTGCGCGAACTGTCGTGGTACTCGTCGAGCACAGAGCGGTCGCGCCGCTCCATCAGGTCGCGCGTATTGTCCCATCCGTAGACGATCGCGAGCACCCCAAACGCGCCCAGAATCATCATCGCCAGCACCCGCTGGTGTACAGCGGATTCGGTACTCAGCAGATTCTTGAGGCTGTTGTTTGTCACGGGACTGTGGATTGCTGCTGAAGGTTAAACGATGAAACTCCGTGCGTGACAAGCTCGGGATTCGGTCAGCCTGGTGTGAAATGCGCTCCGGCCTCCACGGGTTTGTCCCACCAGGTACCGAGATTTGAATCAGTCAATCACTGGACTTTCCCCTAAAAAATCCTTATCCTCTGTTTCTTAGAGCTAGTCTGTCTCCCTGAGATTTCCCGCCTCATGACTGCCTTGTCCCGTCACCTCCGGATTGCTTCTGCTCTCGTTTTGCTTGGCGTTGCTGTGCCTTTGTCCGCGCAAACCCAACTGGACCCGGCCCGTGCGGCCGCAGCCACTCCTACAGATGCCGCCACCCAGGCACTGATTCGCGCTCAAGAAGAAGCGACGAGTGCCGGCCTTGATTCCGAGAATGCCTACGCCCCGGCCTCTCCAGGGGACTCCGATCTGGGTGATCAGTTGATTCTCAAGCGTCTGGAAAAAGTCCAACCCTTCACCGCGTGGTTGGACAGCAGCGTCTTCTGGACGGATAACGCGGCCAACGTCAGCAATGGCGAAATTGACGATTGGTTCTACGTCGGAGGGGTGAATATCTCCTGGCAACAGCGGCTCAAGGGCCGTTTCTACGGAGACGCTTACATCGGGCAGCACTGGTACCGCTATGATGAACTGGACGCGCTCGACTACGAAAATGGTGAAGCAAGTCTGGGGCTCATTGTGCTCGCTCCGGAGCTGGCCAACTCCGTTTTCTTCCTGAACTACTACTATCAGCGCATCACCCAGGGGCTGGATGATTCGCCCATCTACGATACGCACAACATCCGGTTTGGTGCCCAGAAGACCTTCCTCATCGACCGCCTTAACAGCGTGAACCTGAGCCTGATGAGCTCCTTCTCCGTGGACGCCGAGCCCGATGTGTTGCGCCGCCACGAGCAGTCCCTCCACGTCGGGTACAACTTCAAAATCACCCGTGAACTGCTGCTCTCGCTCACGTACCGCCTGATTTATTACGACTACTTCAACCTGGAAGACCGTGAAGACTGGTACCAAAATTTCGGCGCCTATGTCACGTGGAGGCCCAAAAAGTACCTCGAACTTAGTGCCGGTTACAATTTTACTCTGAACAAGAGCAACATCGATGCTTTCGAATACGAGGCCCAGCTTGCGGGCCCGTCCGTCGTGCTGAAGTACCAGTTCTAACGATAGTTCGTTCTGCTCCGTTTTTCTTTTTTTCCCGTCCCCCAGTTCAAATCCTGATACTGCCATGAAAGTGAAGCCTCTCCTCCTTGCGCTGCTCGCTGCCAGCGTGATGCCAGGCGTGACGGCGAATTCGTTCGCCGCCGGCTACAGCAAGGCCGAATTCACCCGCCTGCACAATCAAGTGAACGTGCTCAAGGGTGAAGAAGCACCCAAGCCCGCTGCCGTGGGCCAGGAGATCACGAATGTCACGTCCGTGGCCACCGGGGCGGACTCGCGCGCGGAACTGCGTTTTCCGGACAAGTCACTGACCCGCATTGGGGCAAACTCCCGTTTCACCTTGAAGGGGGATGGCCGTACGCTGGATCTGGAAGGTGGCGTGATGATGCTTCAGGTGCCCAAGAAAATGGGCGGGGCCAAGGTGCGCACGGCGGCCGTGACTGCTGCGGTAACCGGAACGACCGTGCTCTTCGAGTATCTCCCGGGTGGCTACGTGAAGCTCATCTGCGTGGAGGGTTCGGTGGACCTCTCCATGAACAAGAACCCCAGCCAGTTCGTGACGGTCGGGGCAGGGCAGATGATCATCATGAAGGCGGATGGCAATACCATCCCGCAGCCGGTGGACGTTGATCTCTCCACGCTGCTGAAGTCCTCAAAGCTCATCAGTGCTGATGACCTGGGCCCGAATGCCCGGCAGATCCAGCAGGCGATGCAGCAGCAGCAGGAGGAGATTCAGGGCGGCGACCTCGTGGTGACGAACATGGTCATCGAGGGCCGTGGTACCCTGGTCTCGCTCAACAACAACACTGCGCTCAACGTCTTCAAGGAAGTCACCGTCACGGACAACAACCCGCCGCCTCCGCCGAACAATCCCGGTGGCGGAAACAATGACAACCCGAATCCCGGTCCCGACGGGCCCAGCTTCCCCGGCATTGCTCCTTTGATCGCCGGCACGACAGTACTGAACCAGAACTCCACGGTTTTCACCAACCCCCATGTGGAGGCTTACAATGTGCAGCAGGGTGGTGTAGTCACCTCCGAGGGTATTGTTTACAACGGGATCGCGAATGGCCTGTTCCAGTACTTCACCTTCGGCGACTCGAATGTCATCAGCCCGACGTTGCAGCCGCTTCTCAATGCTCCTGCTGACGCCTGGGGCTATCCCAACAGCGGGGACTGGGCGCTCTTCAAGTTTGAGAAGCTCATCATCAACGGCACTCCCTACTTCGAGTACCCCTATTCCATTGCCTACTCCGAAGGCCCCGTGCCGATTCACGACGTGATTCTGGCCTCGCAGAACGGCATTCTCCTCGGCGAAGCGGGGCTGTTCCCCGGTGAGGTCCCTGAAGAAGCGGGTGGCGTTGTGGGCCCCCAAGGTGTTGAAGATACCCTGCTGAATCTGGCGGATGACACCCTGGTCGACAATTTCGTCCTCTACACCCAGAACGGGAACCTCGACATCCGGACCACCAAGGGCAACGCGATCTACGGGTACAACCAGAACGTGACTCTGGTCGCAGCGAGCGCGCAGAGTGACGTGAACATCAACGGCGATGTCATCCTGGAATCCGGTGGCGACTCCTACGAGGGCACTCTCACGGCCAATCTCAATGTCATCGCGGGTCGCGACGTGAATGTCACCAAGAAGGTGGTGGCAGATGCGGTGAACATCGAATCAGGCCGTGATGTGAACGTCAATGGCGGCAAGATCGTGGCTGACAAGCGCAACCTCACGGTGACCGCGAAGCGCCATATCAACGTGAGCAACAGCGCTGAACTCAAGGCGTTGACCTTCTATGAGACCACTGCCTTGGTGAAGCTGGTGGCGCAGCAGGGTGATATCAACATTTCCAACAGCGTGGTGGAAGGACGGAACATTGAACTGGAGGCGTTGGCGGGGAACATCCATCTCCTCAACACCCAGACTTCGGGTGATGTCTTCAAGGCCACGACCTATGGAGGCAACGGTTGGATCAATGTCGGTGGAACCACCATCAATGCCGGAACTCTCATTCAGCTCTTTGCGCAAGGCGCCAATGGCGGCGTGAGGTTTACCGAGAACTCACACCTGAACTCACCCAATGTGAGGATAGCCGGCAAGACAGTGGAAATCTTGAATGACAAGACGGTGACCATCGATTCGAGCTCCTTCAAGGTCTTCTCTGACAATCACAAGTACAACACCACGGGCCAGGGGAACTTCTCCCAATCTCCGCAGCAGAATGCGTTCGGTCCGCCGAACTGAGTTCGGAACAGCGGGAAAGGGAGCTCAGATTCTGTTTCGCGTCTGACCATGACCATCAGGCGGAAGATGCCTGATGGTCTGTGAGACATGGCGCGCTATTCCGCCGCCGCCTTCTTTTTCTTGCCTTTGCCTTTCTGCTTGTCTTCACCTTTTCCTGCCGCGGGCTCCTTGTTTGAAGTGGGAAGCCACTTGGCGAGCTCGGCTTTCTTGTCTGCAAAGTTGGAGTCACCCGCGAGGTTCTTGTACTCCAGCGGATCCTTGGTCTCGTCATAGAGTTCCTCATCACCGTTCGCGTAGCGGATGTAGCGCCAGCCTTCACTGCGCACCGCGTGGTTGTTGTACATGTGGGTGGTGAGTGCTGGCGTGTCCCAGGCGGACTTCGGATCGGCCAGCAGGGATTTGATGCTCTTGCCTTCCACGTGCGCCGGCTTGGGAATGCCTGCCAGGTCGCACAGGGTGGGGTAGATGGACATGCAGTCCACGGTGCGTTCGCAGAGGCTGTCCGGCTTGGTGAGTCCGGGTACGACCCAGAGCATCGGAGCTCGTGTGGACTCCTCCCACAGGGCAAATTTTCTCCAGTGTTCCTTTTCTCCCAAGTGCCAGCCGTGGTCCCCCCAGAAGACAATGATGGTGTTGTCCTTGATGGGTGATTTGTCATACGCCTCCATGAGACGGCCGATGTTCATGTCCGTGTAGCTGATCGCGGCGAGGTAGCCTTGCACCGCTTCCTTCCAGCGTCCGCTCTTCAGCATGGCGGCGTGGTCACCTTCCGGCCTCGCCATCTTCACACCGGCGGGAGGGACGTCTGCGAGATCGCCTTCGAGATGAGGAGGCAGCTCGATCTTGTCGAGCGGGTGCATGTCGTAGTACTTCTGCGGAACATTCCAGGGCATGTGCGGCTTGTGCAGGCCGCAGGCGATGAAGATGGGTCTGTCATGCTTCTTGCCAAGCTGCTCGATGGCGTAGTCCGTAATGCCCCAGTCGGAGAGGTCGGAGTCCGCGCAGTCCAGGGGCGCGAACTTGATGCCACCCACGCCGTCGCTACCCTTGGGCTTGGGTTCTTTGCCTTTCTCCTTGGGGTAGTCTTCCCACTCACTGGTCCGGTCGAAGCCCCCGTGGTAGATTTTCCCCGCGCCGCCGGTAAAGTAGCCCGCATTCCTGAAGGTGGTGATGAGAGTCTTCTCCTCCGGGATGACAGTCCTCCAGTCTTCGTTGTTGCTGTACACGCCCGTGGTGCTGGGGCGCATGCCGGACATGAGCGCCGCGCGTGAAGGATTGCAGACGGGTGCTGCGCAGTAGCTGCGGGTGAAGCGAACCCCACGCGCTGCGAGCTTGTCGATGTTCGGTGTGATGGTCTGCTTGTTGCGTCCCAGATAGCCCACCCAGTGGTTCAGGTCATCGATGGCAATGAAGAGGACGTTGGGCTTCGATGGCGCGGCATCAGCAGCGGCAGCGGGGAGAATGCCGCTCGCCAGGAGCGCCAGGGTGGCAAGGATGCGTTTCATCCCGTGCCAGACGAAGTGCAGGCATGGGATGTTGCATCGATTTACCGCAAGCGACGGCGGTGCAGCAACAGCATCGCAAGGCCACCGGCAAAGAGCAGACCGCTGGCAGGTTCTGGCACGGCTGCCACGCGGAGGATGCCATCCGAGAGAAATGTTCCGGTATCCCAGCGGAGACTGGTGTCGGTGAAGCTGGGAAGCAGT contains these protein-coding regions:
- a CDS encoding sulfatase, with translation MKRILATLALLASGILPAAAADAAPSKPNVLFIAIDDLNHWVGYLGRNKQTITPNIDKLAARGVRFTRSYCAAPVCNPSRAALMSGMRPSTTGVYSNNEDWRTVIPEEKTLITTFRNAGYFTGGAGKIYHGGFDRTSEWEDYPKEKGKEPKPKGSDGVGGIKFAPLDCADSDLSDWGITDYAIEQLGKKHDRPIFIACGLHKPHMPWNVPQKYYDMHPLDKIELPPHLEGDLADVPPAGVKMARPEGDHAAMLKSGRWKEAVQGYLAAISYTDMNIGRLMEAYDKSPIKDNTIIVFWGDHGWHLGEKEHWRKFALWEESTRAPMLWVVPGLTKPDSLCERTVDCMSIYPTLCDLAGIPKPAHVEGKSIKSLLADPKSAWDTPALTTHMYNNHAVRSEGWRYIRYANGDEELYDETKDPLEYKNLAGDSNFADKKAELAKWLPTSNKEPAAGKGEDKQKGKGKKKKAAAE
- a CDS encoding outer membrane beta-barrel protein — translated: MTALSRHLRIASALVLLGVAVPLSAQTQLDPARAAAATPTDAATQALIRAQEEATSAGLDSENAYAPASPGDSDLGDQLILKRLEKVQPFTAWLDSSVFWTDNAANVSNGEIDDWFYVGGVNISWQQRLKGRFYGDAYIGQHWYRYDELDALDYENGEASLGLIVLAPELANSVFFLNYYYQRITQGLDDSPIYDTHNIRFGAQKTFLIDRLNSVNLSLMSSFSVDAEPDVLRRHEQSLHVGYNFKITRELLLSLTYRLIYYDYFNLEDREDWYQNFGAYVTWRPKKYLELSAGYNFTLNKSNIDAFEYEAQLAGPSVVLKYQF
- a CDS encoding FecR family protein; the protein is MKVKPLLLALLAASVMPGVTANSFAAGYSKAEFTRLHNQVNVLKGEEAPKPAAVGQEITNVTSVATGADSRAELRFPDKSLTRIGANSRFTLKGDGRTLDLEGGVMMLQVPKKMGGAKVRTAAVTAAVTGTTVLFEYLPGGYVKLICVEGSVDLSMNKNPSQFVTVGAGQMIIMKADGNTIPQPVDVDLSTLLKSSKLISADDLGPNARQIQQAMQQQQEEIQGGDLVVTNMVIEGRGTLVSLNNNTALNVFKEVTVTDNNPPPPPNNPGGGNNDNPNPGPDGPSFPGIAPLIAGTTVLNQNSTVFTNPHVEAYNVQQGGVVTSEGIVYNGIANGLFQYFTFGDSNVISPTLQPLLNAPADAWGYPNSGDWALFKFEKLIINGTPYFEYPYSIAYSEGPVPIHDVILASQNGILLGEAGLFPGEVPEEAGGVVGPQGVEDTLLNLADDTLVDNFVLYTQNGNLDIRTTKGNAIYGYNQNVTLVAASAQSDVNINGDVILESGGDSYEGTLTANLNVIAGRDVNVTKKVVADAVNIESGRDVNVNGGKIVADKRNLTVTAKRHINVSNSAELKALTFYETTALVKLVAQQGDINISNSVVEGRNIELEALAGNIHLLNTQTSGDVFKATTYGGNGWINVGGTTINAGTLIQLFAQGANGGVRFTENSHLNSPNVRIAGKTVEILNDKTVTIDSSSFKVFSDNHKYNTTGQGNFSQSPQQNAFGPPN